The Nitrospirota bacterium DNA segment CACTAACCACTGACACTAATACGGAAAATCTCATAAGGCTTAAGGAAATAATCCTTAGATACAGTGGTAACTGCCCTGTATATTTAAGGATTACCTCCCCCAACCACTGGGAAACCATTGCATCTACTGCATTAGGTGTAGCGCCATCTAAAGAAATGGTCATGGAAGTAGAAAACCTCATGGGTAAGGGAACGGTAGTTGTGAGTTAAAAGTTTACAGGCTGTTGAAAAACTCTAAAATGACCATAAGTGTCATTCCCGCATGTTTTTAGCGGGAATCCAGAGTCTTGTAAATTCAAGAGATTCTGGATTCCTGCTTTCGCAGGAATGACAAACTAAGCATGAATAAATACTTTTTCAACAGCCTGTTTAGAGTTAAAAAAACCAAGAGGAGCAATCATGCATTATTATCTCGATTTTGAAAAACCAGTTGCTGAGCTTGAAAAAAAGATTGAGGAATTAAGACGCCTTGCAGACGGCAAAGACATGGATATTGCCTCTGAAATAAAAAGACTGGAAAAAAAGGCCAAAGACCTGCGTGCCGACGTTTTTTCAAAACTAACCCCATGGCAGAAAACCATGATTGCAAGACATCCTGAGAGGCCCTATACGCTCGATTACACAGGCTTTTTTATGGAAGATTTCATTGAGCTTCATGGTGACCGGCGGTTTGCCGATGACCCGGCTATCATAGGAGGGTTTGCAAAATTTCATGGCATGCCGATAGCAGTCATTGGCCACCAGAAAGGCAGAGGCACAAAGGAAAGGATATGGAGAAATTTTGGCCAGCCCCACCCTGAGGGCTATAGAAAGGCCCTGAGGATTATGAAACTTGCTGAGAGATTTGGCAGGCCAATTATTACCTTTATAGACACCCCAGGGGCATATCCTGGTATCGGGGCTGAGGAAAGAGGGCAGGGAGAAGCAATAGCCACAAACCTTTTTGAAATGTCCATGCTCAAAACTCCCATAATATCTGTAATAATCGGTGAAGGGGGAAGTGGAGGCGCATTAGCCCTCGGATGTGGTGACAGGATACTAATGATGGAACATTCAATTTATTCAGTAATCTCGCCCGAAGGTTGCGCTGCAATACTCTGGAAAAAGAATGGCGCAGAGGTCGGACAGGAAGAATACGAAAAAGCCTCGGAAGCCCTAAAACTCACAGCGCAGGATCTATTCGATCTGGGTGTTATTGACGAAATAATTCCAGAACCAGTTGGAGGTGCACACAGAGCTCCAGTAGAGGCTGCTACTGCCCTCGGTAAGGCAATAAAAAAGCATCTTACTGAGATATTAAAAAAACCAGCAGATGTCCTTTTAGGAGAGCGATATAAAAAATTCAGACTGTTTGGTTCATTAAAAAGTGAGGTTTAAACTAAGATTTGGCTACTTCTCGGCTGCGAGTCGCAACGACTTTTTTCTTCTTTTCTTCTTTCTCTGTTTTCTCTTTTCTCAGGCTTTCGTAATCAACAAATTCAAGAATAGCCATGGATGAACCGTCACCGGGCCTAACCCTGCTCTTTAAAACCCTTAGATAGCCACCATTTCTTTGTTTTAGTTTGGGCATGATTTCATCAAAGAGTTTCGACACTACATCTTTATTAGACAGGCAGGAAAGGGCCAGCCTCCTTGAATGGAGATCTCCTGTCCTGGCAAGAGTTATTATATGTTCAGCCATCTTCTTGGCCTCTTTTGCTTTAGCGAGGGTCGTCTCTATTCTCTGGTGCTCAAAAAGGGCAATCACAAGTCCCCTTAAAAGCGCCTTCCTTTGATTTGTATTTCTTCCGAAACCTCTTCCTGCCACCCTATGACGCATTTATTGTTTCCTTCTGAGCAGCAGTCTTATACAGGTCTAAATCTATGCGCATACCAAAATGCAATCCCATTATATGAAGAATCTCTTTGATTTCATTCAGGGATTTCCTTCCAAAATTCTTGGTCTTGAGCATCTCCTGTTCTGTTTTCTGGACAAGGTCAGCTATTGTCTTTATATTGGCATTTTTAAGACAGTTAAAGGAACGAACTGAAAGCTCCATCTCATCAACACTTTTAAGGAGGTTTTCATTAAAGACAGGGGTATTGCTGCCAGCCGTCTCCATAGCTGCTTCCTCTTTCAATAATTCATCTTCCTCCATTGAAAAAAGGGATAAATGCCCGATCATAATATTTGCTGCCTGTGAGACTGCCTTTTGTGGTGTAATGCTCCCGTCAGTCCATATCTCCATAATAAGCCTGTCATAATCTGTTGCTTGCCCGACCCTTGCACCTTCAATCCAGAAATTGACTTTTTTTACAGGAGTAAAAATAGAGTCTACTGCTATCATGCCTATAGGCAGCCCTTCTTCTTTGTTCCTTTCTGCCGGGACATAGCCTCTGCCCTTTTTTACTGTCATCTCGAGTTCAAATTTTGCACCTTTATCGAGAGTGGCTATATGCTGCTTGGGGGTAAGAACCTCCACCTGCGCTCCTGCAATTATATCTTTCCCTTTTACTTCCCCGGCTCCTGCTGCCTTTACTGCAACAGTTTTTTCGCTATCTCCATGAAGTCTGAATTTCAACTGTTTGATGTTGAGTATAATATCAACTACGTCCTCTTTCATGCCAGGGATTGTAGAGAATTCATGGAGTACACCGGGAATTCTGATTGCAGTTACAGCAGCCCCCTCTAAGGACGAAAGCAGAACCCTTCTTAAGGAACTCCCGAGGGTAATACCAAACCCTTTTTCAAAGGGCTCAGCATAAAGCTTTCCATATGTGCTGGTAAGACTCTCTTCCTCAAAGTAAACCTTTTCAGGCAATTGAAAACCCTTTTTCTTCAGGTCCATTAAGGCCTCCTCTTTTACCTTCTATTTATCTTGAATATAATTCAACTATTAACTGTTCCTGGACAGGAATAGGTATCTCGTCTCTCGAAGGGACGTGCAAGACTTTCCCTTTAAAGTTACTGGCATCCAGCTCTATCCATGCTGGAATACCTTTATGTTCCACCTTTGAAAGATTTTCCTTTATCCCTTCGAGTGCCCTGCTTGTTTCCTTAAGTTCAACGACATCCCCAGGCCGAACCAGGTAAGATGGTATATTTACCTTTCTTCCATTTACAACAAAATGGCCATGAGTTACCATCTGGC contains these protein-coding regions:
- a CDS encoding acetyl-CoA carboxylase carboxyltransferase subunit alpha — protein: MHYYLDFEKPVAELEKKIEELRRLADGKDMDIASEIKRLEKKAKDLRADVFSKLTPWQKTMIARHPERPYTLDYTGFFMEDFIELHGDRRFADDPAIIGGFAKFHGMPIAVIGHQKGRGTKERIWRNFGQPHPEGYRKALRIMKLAERFGRPIITFIDTPGAYPGIGAEERGQGEAIATNLFEMSMLKTPIISVIIGEGGSGGALALGCGDRILMMEHSIYSVISPEGCAAILWKKNGAEVGQEEYEKASEALKLTAQDLFDLGVIDEIIPEPVGGAHRAPVEAATALGKAIKKHLTEILKKPADVLLGERYKKFRLFGSLKSEV
- the rplQ gene encoding 50S ribosomal protein L17 produces the protein MAGRGFGRNTNQRKALLRGLVIALFEHQRIETTLAKAKEAKKMAEHIITLARTGDLHSRRLALSCLSNKDVVSKLFDEIMPKLKQRNGGYLRVLKSRVRPGDGSSMAILEFVDYESLRKEKTEKEEKKKKVVATRSREVAKS
- a CDS encoding DNA-directed RNA polymerase subunit alpha; its protein translation is MDLKKKGFQLPEKVYFEEESLTSTYGKLYAEPFEKGFGITLGSSLRRVLLSSLEGAAVTAIRIPGVLHEFSTIPGMKEDVVDIILNIKQLKFRLHGDSEKTVAVKAAGAGEVKGKDIIAGAQVEVLTPKQHIATLDKGAKFELEMTVKKGRGYVPAERNKEEGLPIGMIAVDSIFTPVKKVNFWIEGARVGQATDYDRLIMEIWTDGSITPQKAVSQAANIMIGHLSLFSMEEDELLKEEAAMETAGSNTPVFNENLLKSVDEMELSVRSFNCLKNANIKTIADLVQKTEQEMLKTKNFGRKSLNEIKEILHIMGLHFGMRIDLDLYKTAAQKETINAS